A region from the Devosia lucknowensis genome encodes:
- a CDS encoding LysR substrate-binding domain-containing protein gives MSKAFPIPLNALRAIEIVARRGALAPAADELGVTVGAVSQHLRRAEERLGVELFARTPQGLRPLPVLLQILPQLSAGFTQLQDGLAGLTGAQDGVLNVTVGSVFASRWLIWRVHKFSALYPGLELRLTVTGAMLDLNRLDIDCGIRYGDGSWPGVDTSLIGGQDFQPVCSPLMLERLRSPADLARVPVIKDQTSMLDWPLWFANAGVDPAAALQGPVYSDASLAFDAAISGQGVLLAADMMTADAVSDGRLVRPFNRPVKGSRGYFLATAKGRREPGKLRLFREWLAAEVPDSVLGYVHQQRPEPARE, from the coding sequence ATGAGTAAGGCATTTCCCATTCCCCTCAATGCGCTGCGCGCCATCGAGATCGTGGCGCGCCGTGGTGCGCTGGCGCCTGCTGCCGATGAGCTGGGCGTGACCGTCGGTGCCGTCAGCCAGCATCTGCGGCGCGCCGAAGAGCGGCTGGGGGTGGAGCTTTTCGCCCGGACGCCGCAAGGTCTGCGACCACTGCCGGTGCTGCTGCAGATCCTGCCGCAGCTTTCGGCCGGGTTCACGCAATTGCAGGATGGGCTGGCGGGGCTGACCGGTGCGCAGGACGGCGTGCTCAACGTGACCGTGGGCAGTGTCTTTGCCTCGCGCTGGCTGATCTGGCGGGTCCACAAATTCTCGGCCCTCTACCCTGGACTGGAACTGCGGCTGACGGTGACCGGCGCCATGCTTGATCTCAACCGGCTCGATATCGACTGCGGCATTCGCTATGGCGATGGGAGCTGGCCGGGTGTCGATACCAGCCTGATCGGCGGACAGGATTTTCAGCCGGTCTGCTCGCCCCTGATGCTCGAGCGGCTCCGGAGCCCCGCCGACCTGGCACGGGTACCCGTCATCAAAGACCAGACCAGCATGCTCGACTGGCCACTGTGGTTCGCGAATGCCGGGGTCGATCCCGCCGCGGCGCTGCAGGGACCGGTCTATTCAGATGCGTCGCTGGCTTTCGACGCCGCAATTTCCGGGCAGGGTGTGCTGCTGGCCGCCGACATGATGACAGCCGATGCGGTGAGCGACGGGCGACTGGTGCGTCCTTTCAACAGGCCGGTGAAGGGATCGAGAGGCTATTTCCTTGCCACAGCCAAAGGGCGGCGGGAGCCCGGCAAGCTTCGACTGTTCCGGGAATGGCTGGCGGCGGAAGTGCCCGACAGCGTGCTGGGCTATGTGCATCAACAAAGGCCGGAGCCAGCGCGAGAGTGA
- a CDS encoding NAD(P)/FAD-dependent oxidoreductase yields the protein MDDVIILGAGIVGIATGIHLLRRGQTVILVDKNEPGHETSFGNAGIIQREGVRPHAFPRDLQTLLQVGLHLSTAARYEPLALPKLAPPLLRYWWESSPEHYRKVVQSYAPLIGRSIVTHSDLIEAAGPEAEKLISRYGWHLAFRSPDKLEKEVGKAQGDHDQFGIGFEVLDWPALKAVEPNLIGGLAGAIHWTDPWTVKDPGALVAEYFKLFLKLGGRFRRGVAKGLSEEAGGWTASVEGQTIRARQAVIALGPWAPDVLEPLGYRLPLFVKRGYHMHYGSGEGVVLNHLLLDPEVGYAMAPMARGIRITTGAEFAERDAAPTPVQLAKAEKAARELFPLGQRLDPQPWKGARPCTPDMMPIISKAPKHEGLFVGIGHAHHGFTLGPATGELLAQMMTGEATAIDVNPFRMGRFMGA from the coding sequence ATGGACGACGTCATCATTCTCGGAGCCGGAATTGTCGGCATCGCCACCGGAATTCATCTGCTCCGCCGCGGCCAGACGGTGATTCTGGTCGACAAGAATGAGCCTGGCCACGAAACCAGTTTCGGCAATGCCGGCATCATCCAGCGTGAAGGCGTGAGGCCCCACGCCTTCCCGCGTGACCTGCAGACACTGCTGCAGGTGGGACTGCATCTGTCGACTGCAGCCCGTTACGAGCCGCTTGCCCTGCCCAAGCTGGCGCCGCCGCTGCTCCGATACTGGTGGGAGTCGTCGCCCGAGCATTATCGCAAGGTGGTGCAGAGCTATGCCCCCCTGATCGGCCGCTCCATCGTCACCCATTCCGACCTCATCGAGGCGGCCGGGCCTGAGGCGGAAAAGCTGATTTCCCGCTATGGCTGGCACCTGGCCTTTCGCAGTCCAGACAAGCTGGAAAAGGAAGTCGGCAAGGCGCAGGGCGACCATGACCAGTTCGGCATCGGCTTTGAGGTGCTGGACTGGCCGGCCCTCAAGGCGGTCGAACCCAACCTGATCGGCGGGCTGGCCGGCGCCATCCACTGGACCGATCCCTGGACAGTGAAGGACCCGGGCGCGCTGGTGGCCGAGTATTTCAAACTGTTCCTCAAGCTCGGTGGCCGTTTCCGGCGCGGCGTGGCCAAAGGGCTGAGCGAAGAGGCCGGCGGCTGGACGGCCAGCGTGGAGGGGCAGACCATCCGGGCGCGGCAGGCCGTGATCGCGCTGGGACCGTGGGCTCCGGATGTGCTGGAGCCACTCGGCTACCGGTTGCCGCTGTTCGTGAAGCGCGGCTACCACATGCATTACGGCAGCGGCGAGGGCGTGGTGCTGAACCACCTGCTGCTCGATCCGGAAGTGGGCTATGCCATGGCGCCGATGGCGCGGGGTATCCGCATCACCACCGGCGCGGAATTCGCCGAGCGTGATGCGGCGCCGACCCCGGTGCAACTGGCCAAGGCGGAGAAGGCAGCCCGCGAGCTGTTCCCGCTGGGCCAGCGGCTCGACCCGCAGCCCTGGAAGGGCGCCCGTCCCTGCACGCCCGACATGATGCCGATCATTTCCAAGGCACCCAAGCATGAGGGACTGTTCGTCGGCATCGGCCACGCGCATCACGGCTTCACCCTGGGACCGGCTACCGGCGAACTGCTGGCACAGATGATGACCGGCGAGGCGACGGCGATCGACGTCAATCCCTTCCGCATGGGACGGTTCATGGGCGCTTGA